The window GTGTCAGACAATACTTGTTTAAAGTCGGTCAGTAATTTCGTAATTCGGTAGTGATTAGTGACGTTTTGATAGATTATGGCACCACAAATGAGCACCACGATAAAACTGATTAACAAAGCGACTTGCGAACTTATAAAGGCTGTTTTTAATTTCATAATTGGCTGCCTGATCCGTTTTTATAAAGTGTAGGTCAAAATATTTAGCTGTAAACGATTGAACTTATGTTAGTTTCAAACGTTAAATGGCCAGTAAACGGTACTTTTCTTCAGCAAGCGATATGGCTGTTGGCAGTTGGTTTAGCAATTGCGCAAAGTTAGCGTGCTGGTTTTGCCAACTAAGTAGAATTTCATTGCTCGCGATTAACTCATTTAATACATCAAGCTCAAGTGCCTGATGCGTGAAATAAATTTGGGTCGTTAAATCGCAAAACTGCACTCGGCGAATTGTCTCTAACAAAGGCATAAACTGTTTAAATTTATCGGGCAGGTTATCGTGGTGATGGAAGTAAATTATCTCGGGAATAGGGCTTGGGATATGCCATGTTTTACAAATTTTTGCGCCATTAAACGCGTGTTGACGCTGTAAATAAGCGATACGGTGCTTTTCATAGGGCTTTGGTAAATACCAGGTTAAATCGTCAAGCGATTCAAAGTACTTGGCATACAGTTTGTGGTTTAATGTGATGTCTATATCGTGTAATAAACCAACTAAGTAAGCCATATCAGCGGTGATCACGCTGCGTAACAGTACGTCATAGGTGGTTTTTAGTAATTCCGCTGAGATTAACGATTGACGCCACAATTGTTTTTCAAATTGACTGGTGGGCACAAATACCTTGGTCAGTGCCACTAAGTTTATTAAGTTAAATACCTCTTTTGTGCCCATGCGTACAATCGCATCTTTAATACTGCGAATGGGTTTAATAGCGGCTTGTTTGGCGGTGTTGCTAAGTTGAATTATTTTGAGGGCAAGGGGCGGATCGCGCTCTGCGAGTTTTTCAATTTTGTTGAAGTAATCTTTATCATCAAGCGGAATGCTCAACAACTCGACCAATATTGTCGGTAATATTGGCAAATCGGATACCTGTTCTTGTGGTGATGCTTGGCGTGTTGCCATTCACAAACCTTAAGATGAAAGTCATTTCAATTTGCCAATAAGTATAGTTAACCAAAACTCGAGATAACAAATTACAACATAAAAGTAATGTTTACTTACTCAGATGTTTGGTGATTTTAATAAGCTTACGATTGATAAGCACAATTGCATTTACCCAAATAAGTTATTCAGTGTTAAATCAGTGTATTTAGCTAACTCAAATTGCTTAACATGAATCTAGCTTCGTGAGGCTATTAATAGGCTGGTTGCTTACTTATAAACTTCAGCCACTTTAAGTAAAACATCCTCATGTAATCTAACTTTAAAATTAGGGTTTACGTAATTAAACTGCACTAATCCTTTTTCATCAATTACGTAAATAGCGGGTACAGGTAAT of the Pseudoalteromonas spongiae UST010723-006 genome contains:
- a CDS encoding HDOD domain-containing protein, which gives rise to MATRQASPQEQVSDLPILPTILVELLSIPLDDKDYFNKIEKLAERDPPLALKIIQLSNTAKQAAIKPIRSIKDAIVRMGTKEVFNLINLVALTKVFVPTSQFEKQLWRQSLISAELLKTTYDVLLRSVITADMAYLVGLLHDIDITLNHKLYAKYFESLDDLTWYLPKPYEKHRIAYLQRQHAFNGAKICKTWHIPSPIPEIIYFHHHDNLPDKFKQFMPLLETIRRVQFCDLTTQIYFTHQALELDVLNELIASNEILLSWQNQHANFAQLLNQLPTAISLAEEKYRLLAI